One Cucumis sativus cultivar 9930 chromosome 1, Cucumber_9930_V3, whole genome shotgun sequence DNA segment encodes these proteins:
- the LOC101213767 gene encoding sucrose synthase isoform X1 — protein MAERVLNRIHSLRERLDETLIAQRNEILGLLSKIEAKGKGILQHHELIAEFETIPEENRRKLADGAFGEVLRSTQESIVLPPWVALAVRPRPGVWEYIKVNVHALVVEELQASEYLRFKEELVDGSSNGNFVLELDFEPFNASFPRPTLSKSIGNGVEFLNRHLSAKLFHGKESMQPLLDFLRVHCYKGKTMMLNDRIQTLDAFQHVLRKAEEYLVTLAPETPYSEFANKFQEIGLERGWGDTAERVLEMIQLLLDLLEAPDPCTFEKFLGRIPMVFNVVILSPHGYFAQDNVLGYPDTGGQVVYILDQVRALEHEMLQRIKQQGLDITPRILIITRLLPDAVGTTCTQRLEKVFGTEHSHILRVPFRNEKGIVRKWISRFEVWPYLETYTEDVAQELTKELQGKPDLIIGNYSDGNIVASLLAHKLGVTQCTIAHALEKTKYPDSDIYWKTFDDKYHFSSQFTADLIAMNHTDFIITSTFQEIAGSKDTVGQYESHTAFTLPGLYRVVHGINVFDPKFNIVSPGADMSIYFPYTETEKRLTAFHPEIEELLYSEVENEEHLCVLKDRSKPIIFTMARLDRVKNITGLVEWYGKNDRLRELVNLVVVAGDRRKESKDNEEKAEMEKMYNLIKTYNLNGQFRWISAQMNRVRNGELYRYIADTKGAFVQPAVYEAFGLTVVEAMTCGLPTFATCNGGPAEIIVDGKSGFHIDPYRGDRAAEILVDFFEKSKEDPTHWDEISQAGLKRIYEKYTWQIYSERLLTLTGVYGFWKHVSNLDRLESRRYLEMFYALKYRKLADSVPPAVDE, from the exons ATGGCAGAACGAGTTCTCAACCGTATTCATAGCCTCCGGGAGCGCTTGGATGAAACTTTAATTGCTCAAAGAAACGAAATCCTTGGTCTCCTCtcaaa gATTGAAGCAAAAGGAAAAGGCATCCTGCAACATCATGAACTGATCGCTGAGTTTGAAACAATTCCTGAAGAGAACCGAAGGAAACTAGCTGATGGGGCATTTGGGGAAGTCCTGAGATCAACTCAG GAATCCATAGTTTTGCCCCCATGGGTTGCTCTTGCTGTCCGTCCAAGGCCAGGTGTTTGGGAATACATTAAAGTCAATGTCCACGCACTGGTTGTCGAAGAGCTTCAAGCTTCTGAATATTTGCGCTTCAAAGAAGAACTTGTAGATGGAAG TTCGAACGGCAACTTTGTTCTTGAGCTTGATTTTGAGCCATTTAATGCTTCCTTTCCTCGGCCCACTCTCTCTAAATCCATTGGCAATGGTGTTGAGTTCCTCAACCGTCATCTCTCTGCAAAGCTATTCCATGGTAAAGAGAGCATGCAGCCATTGCTGGACTTCCTTAGAGTTCACTGCTACAAGGGAAAG ACAATGATGTTGAATGATAGAATTCAGACTCTGGATGCCTTCCAACATGTGCTAAGGAAGGCGGAAGAGTATCTTGTAACACTTGCACCCGAAACACCCTACTCCGAGTTTGCAAACAAGTTCCAGGAGATTGGCCTAGAGAGAGGGTGGGGTGACACTGCCGAGCGTGTTCTCGAAATGATCCAACTTCTTTTGGATCTCCTTGAGGCCCCCGATCCTTGCACCTTCGAGAAATTCCTTGGTAGAATCCCCATGGTCTTTAATGTTGTCATCCTTTCACCCCACGGTTACTTCGCACAAGATAATGTCTTGGGTTACCCTGACACCGGTGGCCAG GTGGTTTACATCTTGGATCAAGTTCGTGCTTTGGAGCATGAGATGCTTCAACGTATAAAGCAGCAGGGATTGGACATAACTCCTCGAATTCTCATT ATCACCAGACTCCTTCCAGATGCAGTAGGAACCACCTGCACCCAGCGTCTCGAAAAAGTATTTGGGACAGAACACTCTCACATTCTTCGAGTTCCATTCAGAAATGAGAAAGGAATAGTCCGAAAGTGGATCTCAAGATTTGAAGTCTGGCCTTACCTAGAGACTTACACTGAG GATGTTGCACAGGAACTTACCAAAGAGTTGCAGGGAAAGCCAGACCTGATCATTGGAAACTACAGCGACGGTAATATTGTTGCATCATTACTGGCACACAAACTGGGAGTTACACAG TGTACTATCGCTCACGCCTTGGAAAAAACCAAATATCCTGATTCAGATATTTATTGGAAGACATTTGATGATAAGTATCACTTCTCAAGCCAATTCACAGCCGATCTTATTGCCATGAACCATACCGATTTCATTATCACGAGTACCTTCCAAGAGATTGCCGGCAG CAAAGATACAGTTGGACAATACGAGAGTCACACAGCTTTCACTCTTCCGGGGCTCTACCGGGTGGTCCATGGAATCAATGTATTTGATCCCAAGTTCAACATAGTTTCACCTGGAGCAGACATGAGCATCTACTTTCCCTACACAGAGACCGAGAAAAGGCTAACTGCCTTCCACCCTGAAATTGAGGAGCTTCTTTATAGTGAAGTTGAGAATGAGGAACACTTGTGTGTATTGAAAGATCGGTCCAAGCCAATCATATTCACAATGGCGAGATTGGATCGTGTTAAGAACATAACTGGACTTGTCGAGTGGTACGGCAAAAACGATCGTCTTAGGGAGTTAGTTAACCTAGTGGTTGTGGCTGGAGACCGGAGGAAGGAGTCCAAGGACAATGAAGAGAAGGCTGAGATGGAAAAGATGTATAACCTAATAAAGACCTACAACCTGAATGGCCAATTTAGATGGATTTCTGCACAGATGAACCGAGTAAGAAATGGTGAACTCTACCGATACATCGCAGACACAAAGGGAGCTTTCGTGCAGCCTGCCGTATACGAAGCTTTTGGTTTGACAGTTGTGGAGGCCATGACCTGTGGATTGCCTACCTTTGCCACTTGCAATGGAGGCCCTGCAGAGATTATCGTCGACGGCAAATCTGGCTTCCACATCGATCCATACCGTGGTGACCGTGCTGCTGAAATCCTTGTCGACTTCTTCGAGAAGAGCAAGGAAGACCCAACACATTGGGATGAAATCTCCCAAGCAGGCCTCAAGCGTATTTACGAGAA GTACACATGGCAGATCTATTCGGAGAGGCTGCTAACACTAACTGGAGTTTACGGATTCTGGAAGCATGTATCCAACCTCGACCGCCTCGAGAGCCGCCGTTATCTGGAAATGTTTTACGCCCTCAAGTACCGCAAGCTG GCTGATTCTGTGCCACCGGCTGTGGATGAGTGA
- the LOC101213767 gene encoding sucrose synthase (The RefSeq protein has 1 substitution compared to this genomic sequence): MAERVLNRIHSLRERLDETLIAQRNEILGLLSKIEAKGKGILQHHELIAEFETIPEENRRKLADGAFGEVLRSTQESIVLPPWVALAVRPRPGVWEYIKVNVHALVVEELQASEYLRFKEELVDGSSNGNFVLELDFEPFNASFPRPTLSKSIGNGVEFLNRHLSAKLFHGKESMQPLLDFLRVHCYKGKTMMLNDRIQTLDAFQRVLRKAEEYLVTLAPETPYSEFANKFQEIGLERGWGDTAERVLEMIQLLLDLLEAPDPCTFEKFLGRIPMVFNVVILSPHGYFAQDNVLGYPDTGGQVVYILDQVRALEHEMLQRIKQQGLDITPRILIITRLLPDAVGTTCTQRLEKVFGTEHSHILRVPFRNEKGIVRKWISRFEVWPYLETYTEDVAQELTKELQGKPDLIIGNYSDGNIVASLLAHKLGVTQCTIAHALEKTKYPDSDIYWKTFDDKYHFSSQFTADLIAMNHTDFIITSTFQEIAGSKDTVGQYESHTAFTLPGLYRVVHGINVFDPKFNIVSPGADMSIYFPYTETEKRLTAFHPEIEELLYSEVENEEHLCVLKDRSKPIIFTMARLDRVKNITGLVEWYGKNDRLRELVNLVVVAGDRRKESKDNEEKAEMEKMYNLIKTYNLNGQFRWISAQMNRVRNGELYRYIADTKGAFVQPAVYEAFGLTVVEAMTCGLPTFATCNGGPAEIIVDGKSGFHIDPYRGDRAAEILVDFFEKSKEDPTHWDEISQAGLKRIYEKYTWQIYSERLLTLTGVYGFWKHVSNLDRLESRRYLEMFYALKYRKLADSVPPAVDE, from the exons ATGGCAGAACGAGTTCTCAACCGTATTCATAGCCTCCGGGAGCGCTTGGATGAAACTTTAATTGCTCAAAGAAACGAAATCCTTGGTCTCCTCtcaaa gATTGAAGCAAAAGGAAAAGGCATCCTGCAACATCATGAACTGATCGCTGAGTTTGAAACAATTCCTGAAGAGAACCGAAGGAAACTAGCTGATGGGGCATTTGGGGAAGTCCTGAGATCAACTCAG GAATCCATAGTTTTGCCCCCATGGGTTGCTCTTGCTGTCCGTCCAAGGCCAGGTGTTTGGGAATACATTAAAGTCAATGTCCACGCACTGGTTGTCGAAGAGCTTCAAGCTTCTGAATATTTGCGCTTCAAAGAAGAACTTGTAGATGGAAG TTCGAACGGCAACTTTGTTCTTGAGCTTGATTTTGAGCCATTTAATGCTTCCTTTCCTCGGCCCACTCTCTCTAAATCCATTGGCAATGGTGTTGAGTTCCTCAACCGTCATCTCTCTGCAAAGCTATTCCATGGTAAAGAGAGCATGCAGCCATTGCTGGACTTCCTTAGAGTTCACTGCTACAAGGGAAAG ACAATGATGTTGAATGATAGAATTCAGACTCTGGATGCCTTCCAACATGTGCTAAGGAAGGCGGAAGAGTATCTTGTAACACTTGCACCCGAAACACCCTACTCCGAGTTTGCAAACAAGTTCCAGGAGATTGGCCTAGAGAGAGGGTGGGGTGACACTGCCGAGCGTGTTCTCGAAATGATCCAACTTCTTTTGGATCTCCTTGAGGCCCCCGATCCTTGCACCTTCGAGAAATTCCTTGGTAGAATCCCCATGGTCTTTAATGTTGTCATCCTTTCACCCCACGGTTACTTCGCACAAGATAATGTCTTGGGTTACCCTGACACCGGTGGCCAG GTGGTTTACATCTTGGATCAAGTTCGTGCTTTGGAGCATGAGATGCTTCAACGTATAAAGCAGCAGGGATTGGACATAACTCCTCGAATTCTCATT ATCACCAGACTCCTTCCAGATGCAGTAGGAACCACCTGCACCCAGCGTCTCGAAAAAGTATTTGGGACAGAACACTCTCACATTCTTCGAGTTCCATTCAGAAATGAGAAAGGAATAGTCCGAAAGTGGATCTCAAGATTTGAAGTCTGGCCTTACCTAGAGACTTACACTGAG GATGTTGCACAGGAACTTACCAAAGAGTTGCAGGGAAAGCCAGACCTGATCATTGGAAACTACAGCGACGGTAATATTGTTGCATCATTACTGGCACACAAACTGGGAGTTACACAG TGTACTATCGCTCACGCCTTGGAAAAAACCAAATATCCTGATTCAGATATTTATTGGAAGACATTTGATGATAAGTATCACTTCTCAAGCCAATTCACAGCCGATCTTATTGCCATGAACCATACCGATTTCATTATCACGAGTACCTTCCAAGAGATTGCCGGCAG CAAAGATACAGTTGGACAATACGAGAGTCACACAGCTTTCACTCTTCCGGGGCTCTACCGGGTGGTCCATGGAATCAATGTATTTGATCCCAAGTTCAACATAGTTTCACCTGGAGCAGACATGAGCATCTACTTTCCCTACACAGAGACCGAGAAAAGGCTAACTGCCTTCCACCCTGAAATTGAGGAGCTTCTTTATAGTGAAGTTGAGAATGAGGAACACTTGTGTGTATTGAAAGATCGGTCCAAGCCAATCATATTCACAATGGCGAGATTGGATCGTGTTAAGAACATAACTGGACTTGTCGAGTGGTACGGCAAAAACGATCGTCTTAGGGAGTTAGTTAACCTAGTGGTTGTGGCTGGAGACCGGAGGAAGGAGTCCAAGGACAATGAAGAGAAGGCTGAGATGGAAAAGATGTATAACCTAATAAAGACCTACAACCTGAATGGCCAATTTAGATGGATTTCTGCACAGATGAACCGAGTAAGAAATGGTGAACTCTACCGATACATCGCAGACACAAAGGGAGCTTTCGTGCAGCCTGCCGTATACGAAGCTTTTGGTTTGACAGTTGTGGAGGCCATGACCTGTGGATTGCCTACCTTTGCCACTTGCAATGGAGGCCCTGCAGAGATTATCGTCGACGGCAAATCTGGCTTCCACATCGATCCATACCGTGGTGACCGTGCTGCTGAAATCCTTGTCGACTTCTTCGAGAAGAGCAAGGAAGACCCAACACATTGGGATGAAATCTCCCAAGCAGGCCTCAAGCGTATTTACGAGAA GTACACATGGCAGATCTATTCGGAGAGGCTGCTAACACTAACTGGAGTTTACGGATTCTGGAAGCATGTATCCAACCTCGACCGCCTCGAGAGCCGCCGTTATCTGGAAATGTTTTACGCCCTCAAGTACCGCAAGCTG GCTGATTCTGTGCCACCGGCTGTGGATGAGTGA